In Streptomyces chartreusis NRRL 3882, the following are encoded in one genomic region:
- the recQ gene encoding DNA helicase RecQ, producing the protein MTELDAVTGAGIGAGSGPAGPLGADASEALAALHRVFGYGAFRGEQEAVIDHVVAGGDAVVLMPTGGGKSLCYQIPSLIRPGTGVVVSPLIALMQDQVDALRALGVRAGFMNSTQDFDERRMVEAEFLAGELDLLYLAPERLRLENTLDLLSRGKISVFAIDEAHCVSQWGHDFRPDYLALSLLGERWPDVPRIALTATATRATHQEITQRLNMPAARHFVASFDRPNIQYRIVPKADPKKQLLSFLREEHAGDAGIVYCLSRNSVERTAEFLSRNGIEAVPYHAGLDAGTRAAHQSRFLREDGLVVVATIAFGMGIDKPDVRFVAHLDLPKSVEGYYQETGRAGRDGLPSTAWMAYGLNDVIQQRKLIQSGEGDEAFRRRAQAHLDSMLALCETAQCRRGQLLAYFGQEPDPAGCGNCDTCLTPPETWDGTIAAQKVLSTVVRLQRERGQKFGAVQIVDILLGKRTGKVIQFDHDQLSVFGIGDDLTEGEWRGVIRQLLAQGLLAVEGEYGTLVLTEASGAVLRREREVPLRKEPKKPVTSRSGSSSSSGSGRGERKGKTAAAELPEELLPAFEALRAWRAEQAREQGVPAYVIFHDATLREIATVWPSSVAELGGISGVGEKKLATYGEGVLEVLASLDGPQGSAPAAGSAAVADSTVAQASGQDAGGLDEWPELDGEPEPDWT; encoded by the coding sequence ATGACGGAACTGGACGCGGTGACCGGGGCCGGGATCGGTGCGGGCAGCGGCCCCGCCGGGCCCCTCGGGGCTGACGCGAGCGAGGCGCTGGCCGCCCTGCACCGGGTCTTCGGGTACGGGGCCTTCCGCGGCGAGCAGGAAGCCGTCATCGACCATGTCGTGGCGGGCGGCGACGCCGTCGTGCTCATGCCGACCGGTGGCGGCAAGTCGCTGTGCTACCAGATCCCGTCCCTGATCAGGCCCGGTACGGGCGTGGTCGTCTCCCCGCTCATCGCCCTCATGCAGGACCAGGTGGACGCGCTGCGTGCCCTGGGCGTGCGGGCCGGGTTCATGAACTCCACGCAGGACTTCGACGAGCGGCGGATGGTCGAGGCCGAGTTCCTCGCCGGCGAGCTGGACCTGCTGTACCTGGCGCCGGAGCGGCTGCGGCTGGAGAACACGCTCGATCTGCTCTCACGCGGGAAGATCTCCGTCTTCGCCATCGACGAGGCGCACTGTGTCTCCCAGTGGGGCCACGACTTCCGGCCGGACTACCTCGCGCTGTCGCTGCTCGGCGAGCGCTGGCCGGACGTACCGCGGATCGCGCTGACGGCGACGGCCACGCGTGCGACGCACCAGGAGATCACCCAGCGGCTGAACATGCCGGCGGCCCGGCACTTCGTGGCGAGCTTCGACCGGCCCAACATCCAGTACCGGATCGTGCCCAAGGCCGACCCGAAGAAACAGCTCCTGAGCTTCCTGCGCGAGGAGCACGCGGGCGACGCGGGCATCGTCTACTGCCTGTCGCGCAACTCGGTCGAGAGGACCGCCGAGTTCCTCAGCCGCAACGGCATCGAGGCCGTGCCGTACCACGCGGGCCTGGACGCGGGCACGCGCGCGGCCCACCAGTCCCGCTTCCTGCGGGAGGACGGCCTGGTCGTGGTGGCGACCATCGCCTTCGGGATGGGCATCGACAAGCCGGACGTACGTTTCGTCGCCCACCTCGACCTGCCCAAGTCGGTCGAGGGCTACTACCAGGAGACGGGCCGGGCGGGGCGTGACGGGCTGCCGTCGACGGCCTGGATGGCGTACGGGCTGAACGACGTCATACAGCAGCGCAAGCTGATCCAGTCGGGCGAGGGCGACGAGGCGTTCCGGCGACGGGCCCAGGCCCACCTGGACTCGATGCTGGCGCTGTGCGAGACGGCCCAGTGCCGCCGGGGCCAGCTCCTCGCCTACTTCGGCCAAGAGCCCGACCCGGCGGGCTGCGGCAACTGCGACACCTGCCTGACCCCGCCGGAGACCTGGGACGGCACGATCGCGGCGCAGAAGGTGCTGTCGACGGTGGTGCGGCTCCAGCGGGAGCGCGGGCAGAAGTTCGGCGCGGTGCAGATCGTCGACATTCTGCTGGGCAAGCGGACCGGCAAGGTGATCCAGTTCGACCACGACCAGCTGTCGGTGTTCGGCATCGGCGACGATCTGACCGAGGGCGAATGGCGGGGCGTCATCCGGCAGTTGCTGGCCCAGGGGCTCCTCGCGGTGGAGGGCGAGTACGGCACGCTGGTGCTGACCGAGGCGAGCGGGGCGGTGCTGCGGCGGGAGCGTGAGGTGCCGCTGCGGAAGGAGCCGAAGAAGCCGGTGACCTCCCGGTCGGGCTCGTCGTCGTCCTCCGGCTCGGGGCGGGGCGAGCGCAAGGGCAAGACGGCTGCCGCCGAGCTGCCCGAGGAACTGCTGCCGGCCTTCGAGGCGCTGCGCGCCTGGCGGGCCGAGCAGGCCCGAGAGCAGGGCGTCCCGGCGTACGTCATCTTCCACGACGCGACGCTGCGGGAGATCGCCACGGTGTGGCCGAGCTCGGTGGCCGAGCTCGGCGGTATCAGCGGGGTGGGGGAGAAGAAGCTCGCGACGTACGGCGAGGGCGTGCTGGAGGTGCTCGCGTCGCTGGACGGGCCGCAGGGCTCGGCTCCGGCGGCCGGCTCGGCTGCGGTGGCCGACTCGACCGTGGCGCAGGCATCCGGCCAGGACGCGGGCGGGCTGGACGAGTGGCCGGAGCTGGACGGGGAGCCGGAGCCCGACTGGACATAG
- the nuoN gene encoding NADH-quinone oxidoreductase subunit NuoN, translated as MSATAVHSLWTTAAEPITKIDAPKFEYGQLAPTLIVVGAAILGILIEAFVPRKSRYYVQMFVSVVALAAAFAAVVALAADGYGTTKARIAAMGAIAVDGPALFLQGTILLAALVGLFTFAERRLDPVVHGNRVDSFAAQAASVPGSESEKAAVKAGFTTTEVFPLLLFAVAGMLIFPAANDLLTLFVALEVFSLPLYLLCALARRKRLMSQEAAVKYFLLGAFASAFTLFGIALLYGYAGSMSYATISQVVDGTIADVNPALADTMGNDALLLIGAALVVMGLLFKVGAVPFHMWTPDVYQGAPTPVTGFMAAATKVAAFGALLRLLYVVLPGLRWDWRPVMWAVAIVTMLGGAIVAITQTDIKRLLAYSSIAHAGFILAGVIATTPDGVSSVLFYLAAYSFVTIGAFAVVTLVRDAGGEATHLSKWAGLGRRSPLVAAVFAVFLLAFAGIPLTSGFAGKFAVFKAAAEGGAAPLVVIGVISSAIAAFFYIRVIVLMFFSEPRPEGPTVAVPSPLTMTAIGVGVAVTLVLGVAPQYFLDLAGQAGVFVR; from the coding sequence GTGAGCGCAACAGCCGTCCACAGCCTGTGGACAACCGCGGCCGAACCGATCACCAAGATCGACGCGCCGAAGTTCGAGTACGGACAGTTGGCGCCCACGCTGATCGTCGTCGGCGCGGCGATCCTCGGGATCCTCATCGAGGCGTTCGTACCGCGCAAATCCCGTTACTACGTCCAGATGTTCGTGTCCGTCGTCGCGCTCGCGGCCGCCTTCGCCGCGGTCGTCGCGCTCGCCGCCGACGGATACGGCACGACCAAGGCGCGCATCGCGGCGATGGGCGCGATCGCCGTCGACGGACCGGCCCTCTTCCTGCAGGGCACGATCCTGCTGGCGGCCCTCGTCGGCCTGTTCACCTTCGCCGAGCGGCGGCTCGACCCGGTGGTGCACGGCAACCGGGTCGACTCCTTCGCCGCGCAGGCCGCGTCCGTGCCGGGCAGTGAGAGCGAGAAGGCGGCGGTCAAGGCCGGGTTCACCACCACCGAGGTGTTCCCGCTGCTGCTGTTCGCCGTCGCCGGCATGCTGATCTTCCCGGCGGCCAACGACCTGCTGACGCTCTTCGTGGCACTGGAGGTCTTCTCGCTCCCGCTGTACCTGCTGTGCGCGCTGGCCCGGCGCAAGCGGCTGATGTCGCAGGAGGCCGCGGTCAAGTACTTCCTGCTCGGCGCCTTCGCCTCCGCGTTCACCCTGTTCGGCATCGCGCTGCTGTACGGCTACGCGGGCTCGATGTCGTACGCGACGATCTCGCAGGTCGTCGACGGTACGATCGCGGACGTCAACCCGGCGCTCGCCGACACCATGGGTAATGACGCGCTGCTGCTGATCGGTGCCGCGCTGGTGGTGATGGGCCTGCTGTTCAAGGTGGGCGCGGTGCCGTTCCACATGTGGACGCCGGACGTGTACCAGGGCGCGCCCACGCCGGTGACCGGTTTCATGGCGGCGGCGACGAAGGTGGCGGCGTTCGGAGCGCTGCTGCGGTTGCTGTACGTTGTCCTGCCGGGCCTGCGCTGGGACTGGCGGCCGGTGATGTGGGCCGTGGCGATCGTCACCATGCTGGGCGGTGCCATCGTCGCGATCACGCAGACCGACATCAAGCGGCTGCTGGCGTACTCGTCGATCGCGCACGCCGGGTTCATCCTCGCGGGTGTCATCGCGACCACGCCGGACGGTGTGTCGTCCGTGCTGTTCTACCTGGCGGCGTACTCGTTCGTGACGATCGGTGCCTTCGCGGTGGTCACGCTCGTGCGCGACGCGGGCGGCGAGGCGACGCACCTGTCCAAGTGGGCGGGGCTCGGCCGGCGTTCGCCGCTGGTGGCGGCGGTGTTCGCGGTGTTCCTGCTGGCCTTCGCGGGCATTCCGCTGACCTCCGGCTTCGCCGGGAAGTTCGCCGTGTTCAAGGCGGCGGCGGAGGGCGGGGCCGCCCCGCTCGTCGTGATCGGTGTGATCTCGTCGGCGATCGCGGCGTTCTTCTACATCCGCGTCATCGTGCTGATGTTCTTCAGCGAGCCGCGGCCGGAGGGCCCGACGGTGGCCGTGCCGTCGCCGCTGACGATGACGGCGATCGGGGTCGGCGTGGCGGTCACGCTGGTGCTCGGTGTGGCGCCGCAGTACTTCCTGGATCTGGCGGGGCAGGCGGGCGTGTTCGTGCGCTGA
- a CDS encoding NADH-quinone oxidoreductase subunit M, with amino-acid sequence MSFPLLTATAALPAVGAIATAAVPAARRTAAKWLALLFSLATLVLAIVVLVRFDPDGDRYQLTESHAWIADFGVRYELGVDGIGVALIGLTALLIPFIILAGWHDADPLETGSSRWRPTQGFFALILAVEAMVILSFEATDVFLFYIFFEAMLIPMYFLIGGFGDRAHEHGEKTAATQRSYAAVKFLLYNLVGGLIMLAAVIGLYVVAGNFSLQEIAEARANGSLDMATSTERWLFLGFFFAFAVKAPLWPLHTWLPNAMQESTAPVAVLITAVVDKVGTFAMLRFCLQLFPEASKWATPAILVLALISIIYGALLAVGQRDIKRLVAYASISHFGFIIMGIFAMTSQGQSGATLYMINHGISTAALMLVAGFLISRRGSRLIADYGGVQKVAPVLAGTFLIGSLATLSLPGLAPFVSEFLVLVGTFTRYPVIGIIATFGIVLAALYTLVLYQRTMTGPVKPEVAAMPDLRVRELVVVAPLVVLLIFLGVYPKPVTDIVNPAVKQTMSDVQKKDPQPEVEAAK; translated from the coding sequence ATGTCCTTTCCTCTGCTGACAGCGACAGCGGCGCTCCCGGCCGTCGGGGCGATCGCCACGGCCGCCGTGCCGGCCGCGCGGCGCACCGCCGCCAAATGGCTGGCGCTGCTCTTCTCGCTCGCCACGCTCGTCCTGGCGATCGTCGTCCTGGTCCGCTTCGACCCGGACGGCGACCGCTACCAGCTCACCGAGTCCCACGCCTGGATCGCCGACTTCGGCGTCCGCTACGAACTGGGCGTGGACGGCATCGGGGTGGCGCTGATCGGACTCACCGCGTTGCTGATCCCGTTCATCATCCTCGCGGGCTGGCACGACGCCGATCCGCTGGAGACCGGCAGCAGCCGGTGGCGGCCGACGCAGGGCTTCTTCGCCCTGATCCTCGCCGTCGAGGCGATGGTGATCCTCTCCTTCGAGGCCACCGACGTCTTCCTCTTCTACATCTTCTTCGAAGCCATGCTGATCCCGATGTACTTCCTCATCGGCGGCTTCGGGGACCGTGCCCACGAGCACGGCGAGAAGACGGCGGCGACGCAACGGTCGTACGCGGCGGTGAAGTTCCTCCTCTACAACCTGGTCGGCGGCCTGATCATGCTGGCCGCGGTGATCGGCCTGTACGTGGTCGCCGGGAACTTCTCGCTCCAGGAGATCGCCGAGGCCCGCGCCAACGGCTCGCTCGACATGGCGACCAGCACCGAGCGGTGGCTGTTCCTCGGCTTCTTCTTCGCCTTCGCGGTGAAGGCGCCGCTGTGGCCGCTGCACACCTGGCTGCCCAACGCGATGCAGGAGTCCACGGCTCCGGTCGCCGTACTGATCACGGCGGTCGTCGACAAGGTCGGCACCTTCGCGATGCTCCGCTTCTGCCTCCAGCTGTTCCCGGAGGCCAGCAAGTGGGCGACGCCCGCAATCCTCGTCCTCGCCCTGATCAGCATCATCTACGGGGCGCTGCTCGCGGTCGGCCAGCGCGACATCAAGCGGCTGGTGGCCTACGCGTCGATCTCCCACTTCGGCTTCATCATCATGGGCATCTTCGCGATGACCAGCCAGGGCCAGTCCGGGGCGACGCTCTACATGATCAACCACGGCATCTCGACGGCCGCGCTGATGCTGGTGGCGGGCTTCCTGATCTCCCGGCGCGGCTCGCGGCTCATCGCCGACTACGGCGGAGTGCAGAAGGTCGCCCCGGTACTCGCCGGCACGTTCCTGATCGGCAGCCTCGCGACCCTCTCCCTGCCGGGCCTCGCGCCGTTCGTGAGTGAGTTCCTGGTCCTGGTCGGCACGTTCACGCGCTACCCGGTGATCGGCATCATCGCCACCTTCGGCATCGTCCTCGCCGCGCTCTACACCCTCGTCCTCTACCAGCGGACGATGACGGGCCCGGTGAAACCGGAGGTCGCGGCGATGCCGGACCTCCGGGTGCGTGAACTCGTGGTCGTCGCCCCGCTGGTCGTACTGCTGATCTTCCTGGGCGTCTACCCGAAGCCCGTCACGGACATCGTCAACCCGGCAGTGAAACAGACCATGTCCGACGTACAGAAGAAGGACCCCCAGCCCGAGGTGGAGGCGGCCAAGTGA
- the nuoL gene encoding NADH-quinone oxidoreductase subunit L produces the protein MENLIALLVAAPLLGAAVLLCGGRRLDAVGHWIGTLLAAASFVLGLVLFTDMLGQDPEHRVMAQHLFSWIPVEGFQADVAFQLDQLSMTFVLLITGVGSLIHLYSVGYMEHDERRRRFFGYLNLFLAAMLLLVLADNYLLLYVGWEGVGLASYLLIGFWQHKPSAATAAKKAFLVNRVGDMGLSIAIMLMFLWFGTFAFGPVLGSHEEAGLAGAAGEDKLTAIALMLLLAACGKSAQVPLQSWLGDAMEGPTPVSALIHAATMVTAGVYLIVRSGAIFNGAPDAQLVVTIVGAVTLLFGAIVGCAKDDIKKALAGSTMSQIGYMILAAGLGPIGYVFAIMHLVTHGFFKAGLFLGAGSVMHGMNDEVDMRRYGGLRKYMPVTFVTFGLGYLAIIGFPGLSGFFSKDKIIEAAFAKGGTEGWILGACALLGAAITAYYMTRVMLMTFFGEERWRNAPTPSPAEPDVEPAAETRGEYTPPHPHESPKVMTIPMIVLAVGSVAGGAFFSIGDRFLHWLEPITGHDHGNPPVSALTVTLSTVAVMVIGVALAWAQYGRRPVPAVAPRGSLLTRAARRDLLQDDFNHVVLVRGGEHLTRSLVYVDHTLVDGVVNGTAASVGGLSGRMRRLQNGFARSYAVSMFGGAAVIVAATLLMRAV, from the coding sequence GTGGAGAACCTGATTGCGCTGCTGGTGGCGGCGCCCCTGCTCGGAGCGGCGGTCCTGCTGTGCGGCGGACGCCGGCTGGACGCCGTGGGCCACTGGATCGGCACGCTGCTCGCGGCCGCCTCCTTCGTGCTCGGTCTCGTCCTGTTCACCGACATGCTCGGCCAGGACCCCGAACACCGCGTCATGGCCCAGCATCTGTTCAGCTGGATCCCGGTCGAGGGCTTCCAGGCGGACGTCGCCTTCCAGCTCGACCAGCTGTCCATGACGTTCGTCCTGCTCATCACGGGCGTCGGATCGCTGATCCACCTCTACTCCGTCGGGTACATGGAGCACGACGAGCGGCGCCGCCGCTTCTTCGGCTACCTGAACCTGTTCCTCGCGGCGATGCTGCTGCTCGTCCTCGCCGACAACTACCTGCTGCTGTACGTCGGCTGGGAGGGCGTCGGTCTCGCCTCCTACCTGCTGATCGGCTTCTGGCAGCACAAGCCCAGCGCCGCCACGGCCGCGAAGAAGGCCTTCCTGGTCAACCGCGTCGGCGACATGGGCCTGTCCATCGCGATCATGCTGATGTTCCTGTGGTTCGGCACCTTCGCCTTCGGGCCGGTGCTCGGCAGCCACGAGGAGGCAGGGCTCGCCGGCGCCGCCGGTGAGGACAAGCTGACCGCGATCGCGCTGATGCTGCTGCTCGCCGCCTGCGGCAAGTCCGCCCAGGTACCACTGCAGTCCTGGCTCGGGGACGCGATGGAGGGCCCGACCCCGGTCTCGGCCCTCATCCACGCCGCGACCATGGTGACGGCGGGCGTGTATCTGATCGTCCGCTCCGGAGCCATTTTCAACGGCGCCCCGGACGCGCAGCTGGTCGTCACCATCGTCGGTGCGGTCACGCTCCTCTTCGGTGCGATCGTCGGTTGCGCCAAGGACGACATCAAGAAGGCCCTGGCCGGCTCGACCATGTCGCAGATCGGCTACATGATCCTCGCCGCGGGCCTCGGCCCCATCGGCTACGTCTTCGCGATCATGCACCTGGTGACGCACGGCTTCTTCAAGGCCGGGCTGTTCCTCGGCGCCGGCTCGGTCATGCACGGCATGAACGACGAGGTGGACATGAGGAGGTACGGCGGCCTCAGGAAGTACATGCCGGTCACCTTCGTCACCTTCGGCCTCGGCTACCTGGCCATCATCGGCTTCCCGGGCCTGTCCGGCTTCTTCTCCAAGGACAAGATCATCGAGGCGGCGTTCGCCAAGGGCGGCACCGAGGGCTGGATCCTCGGCGCCTGCGCCCTGCTCGGCGCCGCCATCACCGCGTACTACATGACGCGCGTGATGCTGATGACGTTCTTCGGCGAGGAGCGCTGGCGCAACGCCCCGACGCCGTCGCCGGCCGAACCGGACGTGGAGCCCGCCGCCGAGACGCGCGGCGAGTACACCCCGCCCCACCCGCACGAGTCGCCCAAGGTCATGACGATCCCGATGATCGTGCTGGCCGTCGGGTCGGTGGCCGGCGGTGCGTTCTTCAGCATCGGCGACCGCTTCCTGCACTGGCTGGAGCCCATCACCGGGCACGACCACGGCAACCCGCCGGTCAGCGCCCTCACGGTCACGCTGTCCACGGTCGCCGTGATGGTCATCGGCGTCGCCCTCGCCTGGGCGCAGTACGGCCGCCGCCCGGTCCCGGCCGTCGCCCCGCGCGGCTCGCTGCTCACCCGGGCCGCCCGGCGCGACCTGCTCCAGGACGACTTCAACCACGTCGTCCTGGTCCGCGGCGGCGAGCACCTCACGCGGTCCCTGGTCTACGTCGACCACACCCTGGTCGACGGCGTCGTCAACGGCACGGCGGCCTCGGTCGGCGGCCTCTCCGGGCGGATGCGCAGGCTGCAGAACGGCTTCGCCCGCTCCTACGCGGTCTCGATGTTCGGCGGCGCGGCGGTCATCGTCGCCGCGACCCTGCTGATGAGGGCGGTCTGA
- the nuoK gene encoding NADH-quinone oxidoreductase subunit NuoK — translation MNPVNYLYLAALLFTIGATGVLIRRNAIVVFMCIELMLNACNLAFVAFSRMHGNLDGQIIAFFTMVVAAAEVVVGLAIIVSLFRARHSASVDDASLMKL, via the coding sequence GTGAACCCGGTCAACTATCTGTATCTCGCGGCCCTGTTGTTCACGATCGGCGCCACCGGCGTGCTGATCAGGCGCAACGCGATCGTCGTGTTCATGTGCATCGAGCTCATGCTCAACGCCTGCAACCTCGCGTTCGTCGCCTTCTCCCGGATGCACGGCAACCTCGACGGCCAGATCATCGCGTTCTTCACGATGGTCGTCGCCGCCGCGGAGGTCGTGGTCGGGCTCGCGATCATCGTGTCCCTGTTCCGCGCCCGCCACTCGGCCTCGGTCGACGACGCCAGCCTGATGAAGCTGTAA
- a CDS encoding NADH-quinone oxidoreductase subunit J translates to MTTQLAAYSTSTGEAVQFWILGTVAVIGALCTILMKRAVHSALCLAGTMIILAVFYLANGAYFLGVVQIVVYTGAIMMLFLFVVMLVGVTAADSLKETIKGQRWLALLCGLGFGVLLIAGIGNASLKEFNGIGQANAGGNVEGIAALLFTRYVFAFEITGALLITAAVGAMVLTHRERTERAKTQRELSEERVRAGKQLPPLPAPGVYARHNAVDIAGLLPDGTPSDLTVSKTLRERGQIRDVSQEALNDLRALEQRAEERLERKAIEPATFKRPEEASK, encoded by the coding sequence ATGACCACCCAGCTCGCCGCCTACTCCACCTCCACCGGAGAGGCCGTCCAGTTCTGGATCCTCGGCACCGTCGCGGTGATCGGCGCCCTGTGCACCATCCTCATGAAGAGGGCCGTGCACAGCGCCCTCTGCCTCGCCGGGACCATGATCATCCTGGCGGTGTTCTACCTCGCCAACGGCGCCTACTTCCTGGGCGTCGTCCAGATCGTCGTCTACACCGGCGCGATCATGATGCTGTTCCTGTTCGTGGTGATGCTCGTCGGCGTCACCGCGGCGGACTCCCTGAAGGAGACCATCAAGGGCCAGCGCTGGCTGGCCCTGCTGTGCGGGCTCGGTTTCGGCGTCCTGCTGATCGCCGGCATCGGCAACGCCTCCCTCAAGGAGTTCAACGGCATCGGCCAGGCCAACGCCGGCGGCAACGTGGAGGGCATCGCCGCCCTCCTCTTCACCCGGTACGTCTTCGCGTTCGAGATCACCGGCGCCCTGCTCATCACGGCCGCCGTCGGCGCCATGGTGCTCACCCACCGCGAGCGCACCGAACGCGCCAAGACGCAGCGCGAACTCTCCGAGGAGCGGGTCCGCGCGGGCAAGCAACTGCCGCCCCTGCCGGCTCCTGGTGTGTACGCCCGGCACAACGCGGTCGACATCGCGGGCCTGCTGCCCGACGGCACACCGTCCGACCTCACCGTCAGCAAGACGCTGCGGGAGCGGGGCCAGATCCGGGACGTGTCGCAGGAGGCGCTCAACGACCTGCGGGCCCTGGAGCAGCGTGCCGAGGAGCGCCTGGAGCGGAAGGCCATCGAGCCGGCCACGTTCAAGCGGCCCGAGGAGGCGTCGAAGTGA
- the nuoI gene encoding NADH-quinone oxidoreductase subunit NuoI, whose protein sequence is MAEEPKDTKPGFQNPVAGFGVTFKAMFKKRLTEQYPEQQKTTAPRFHGRHQLNRHPDGLEKCVGCELCAWACPADAIYVEGADNTDEERYSPGERYGRVYQINYARCILCGLCIEACPTRALTMTNEFELADSSRANLIYTKEQLLAGLEEGMVDTPHAIYPGTDEQDYYRGLVTEAAPGTERQVAHSKGEVVQEADSTFGGTEPASEKVIGR, encoded by the coding sequence ATGGCTGAGGAACCGAAGGACACCAAGCCCGGTTTCCAGAACCCGGTGGCCGGCTTCGGCGTGACCTTCAAGGCCATGTTCAAGAAGCGGCTGACCGAGCAGTATCCGGAGCAGCAGAAGACCACGGCTCCGCGCTTCCACGGACGGCACCAGCTCAACCGCCATCCGGACGGCCTGGAGAAGTGCGTCGGCTGTGAACTGTGCGCGTGGGCCTGCCCCGCCGACGCGATCTACGTGGAGGGCGCGGACAACACCGACGAGGAGCGCTACTCGCCGGGCGAGCGGTACGGCCGCGTCTACCAGATCAACTACGCCCGCTGCATCCTGTGCGGCCTGTGCATCGAGGCGTGCCCCACGCGCGCGCTGACGATGACGAACGAGTTCGAGCTCGCCGACTCCAGCCGGGCCAACCTCATCTACACCAAGGAGCAGCTGCTCGCCGGCCTGGAGGAGGGCATGGTCGACACGCCCCACGCCATCTACCCGGGCACGGACGAACAGGACTACTACCGGGGCCTGGTCACCGAGGCCGCGCCCGGCACCGAGCGGCAGGTCGCCCACTCCAAGGGCGAGGTCGTGCAGGAGGCCGACTCGACCTTCGGCGGGACGGAACCGGCGTCGGAGAAGGTGATCGGCCGATGA
- the nuoH gene encoding NADH-quinone oxidoreductase subunit NuoH encodes MSPYLAAEDLSMFGTDPWWLVVIKAVFCFAFLMVTVLISIVMERKVVAWMQLRIGPNRHGPWGMLQSLADGIKLMLKEDVIVKRADKAVYVLAPIVAAIPAFMAIAVIPFGPAGNEISIFGHRTTMQLTDLPIAMLYILAVASVGIYGIVLAGWSSGSTYPLLGGLRSCAQMISYEIAMGAAFASVFLYSGSMSTSTIVEQQADRWYILLLPLSFVIYIVTMVGETNRAPFDMPESEGDLVGGFNTEYSSIKFAMFMLAEYVNMVTVSAVATTLFLGGWRAPWPISTFWEGANHGWWPMLWFTVKVQLLLFMFIWIRGTLPRVRYDQLMKLGWKVLIPVSLVWLMLVASVRAFRNEGYDFADIALYVGGGVLALLVLSFVVDMFREKTKQAEQPAETPAAFDPMAGGFPVPPLPGQELPPVPRRRPRGERELIVSGGPDTQSDGSLGGTTDGKEASDG; translated from the coding sequence ATGAGCCCGTACCTCGCCGCTGAAGACCTCTCGATGTTCGGCACCGACCCCTGGTGGCTGGTCGTCATCAAGGCGGTGTTCTGCTTCGCCTTCCTGATGGTGACCGTGCTGATCTCCATCGTCATGGAGCGCAAGGTCGTCGCCTGGATGCAGCTGCGCATCGGCCCCAACCGGCACGGCCCCTGGGGCATGCTCCAGTCGCTCGCCGACGGCATCAAGCTGATGCTCAAGGAAGACGTCATCGTCAAGCGCGCGGACAAGGCGGTGTACGTCCTCGCGCCGATCGTCGCGGCCATCCCGGCCTTCATGGCGATCGCGGTGATCCCCTTCGGCCCGGCCGGCAACGAGATCTCGATCTTCGGCCACCGCACCACGATGCAGCTCACCGACCTCCCGATCGCGATGCTCTACATCCTCGCGGTCGCCTCCGTCGGCATCTACGGCATCGTGCTGGCGGGCTGGAGCTCCGGATCGACGTATCCGTTGCTGGGCGGTCTGCGGTCCTGCGCGCAGATGATCTCGTACGAGATCGCGATGGGCGCCGCCTTCGCCTCCGTGTTCCTCTACTCGGGGTCGATGTCGACGTCGACGATCGTCGAGCAGCAGGCCGACCGCTGGTACATCCTGCTGCTGCCGCTCTCCTTCGTCATCTACATCGTGACGATGGTCGGCGAGACCAACCGCGCCCCGTTCGACATGCCGGAGTCCGAGGGCGACCTCGTCGGCGGCTTCAACACCGAGTACTCGTCGATCAAGTTCGCGATGTTCATGCTCGCCGAGTACGTCAACATGGTGACCGTCTCGGCCGTCGCCACGACGCTGTTCCTCGGCGGCTGGCGGGCCCCCTGGCCGATCAGCACCTTCTGGGAGGGCGCGAACCACGGCTGGTGGCCGATGCTCTGGTTCACGGTCAAGGTCCAGCTGCTGCTGTTCATGTTCATCTGGATCCGCGGCACGCTCCCCCGCGTCCGCTACGACCAGCTGATGAAGCTCGGCTGGAAGGTCCTCATCCCGGTCTCGCTGGTCTGGCTGATGCTCGTCGCCAGCGTGCGGGCCTTCAGGAACGAGGGCTACGACTTCGCCGACATCGCCCTCTACGTCGGCGGCGGCGTCCTGGCCCTGCTGGTGCTCTCCTTCGTCGTCGACATGTTCCGCGAGAAGACGAAGCAGGCCGAACAGCCGGCCGAGACCCCGGCCGCCTTCGACCCGATGGCGGGCGGATTCCCCGTACCGCCACTGCCGGGGCAGGAGCTTCCACCGGTTCCGCGACGCCGCCCTCGCGGTGAGCGGGAGCTGATTGTCAGTGGTGGGCCCGATACTCAGAGTGACGGATCTCTGGGCGGAACTACGGATGGAAAGGAGGCGTCCGATGGCTGA